Below is a genomic region from Streptomyces ferrugineus.
GCCGGTGCCCCAGGCGATGTGGAACCGGGGCACGGAGTTGCCGTGGCCGTCGGCCCGTAGGTCGCCGCGCTCGGCCCAGCCCACCGTGGGCAGGAACTTGATGCCGTGCCCGTCCAGCCAGGCGCGCTTCTCGCCGGCCGCGAACTCGACGTACGCGCGTGCCCAGCGCACCGCCCAGGAGTCCTCGTCCTCCACCCGGTCGAACCGGGCGCTGCCCTGCCAGTCGTTCCAGGCCAGGTCGAGGGAGTCCTTGATGCCCAGGCGCCGCTGCTCCGGGGAGTCGACGAGGAACAGCCCGCCGAAGGACCAGAACGCCTGTCCGCCGAGGTTGGCCGCGTTCTCCTGGTCCACCAGCGCGACCCTGCGGCCCCGGCTGGTCAGTTCGCTCGCGGCGACCAGGCCCGCGAGTCCCGCTCCGACGACGATGACGTCGGCATCCATGGCGACCGTCCCTTCCTCATGTCCTCATGTGGTGGTGTCGCTGCCGTCGGTGAGCAGCGCGGTGAGCAGTTGTTTCAGCCAGGCGCGGGCGTGCTCGACGTCCTTGTCCAGCAGCAGTTGGGTGGTCACTCCGTCGTAGGCGGCGACCACGGCGTGGGCGGCGCCGTCGATGCCGCCGAGCACGGCGGGCAGTGCGGTGTCTGCCCGCGCGCGGGCCAGCCGGTCGGCGATCGCGCCGCGCAGTCGGGCCCGGTGTTCCAGCAGTGTCCGGGCCACGGCCGGTGCGCGCGCGGCGTGCACCAGGAAGTCCGTCTTCACCAGCAGCCAGTCGCGGTCCAGGAGCAGCACGTCGGTCACCCGGTCCACGGCGGCGGGCACGTCCAGGTCCGGCCCGTCGAGGGCGAGCGCCCCGGAGACCTGCTCCGCGATCACGTCCGCGCGCTGCTGGTAGAGGGCGAAGAACAGTTCGTCCAGGCTGTCGAAGTTGGAGTAGAAGGCACCCCTGCTGTAGCCGGCGGCGTCGCAGACCTCCTCGATGGAGACCCGGCCGAAGCCCTTGGCGGCGAACACCTCGAAGGCGGCGTCGAGCAGGTTGGCCCGGGTGCGGACCCGGCGCTTGGTGACACGCCTGGTCGTCTCCTCCACCGCCACGTCCGGACCTCCGTTCGATACATGAATGTATCCGATACATGAGTGCATCCAAAGAGTCCGACCGAAAACCGATGGGAACAAATTTTCGATTCAGGGGTACGCTGGCAGCATGGCCACGCACCTCCAGGGCTCCCTGTTCGACCAGACCGACGAGCTGCGGCTCGGCTCCCTCGCCGGGGTCCGCCGCACCCGGCTCGCCCGTGGCGCCTGGATCGACGTGCTGCCGGGCTGGCTCAGCGGGGCCGACGCGCTGTTCGAACAGCTCGCCTCCGAGGTGCCGTGGCGTGCCGAGCGGCGCACGATGTACGACCACGTGGTCGACGTACCGCGACTGCTCGCCTTCTACGGGGCGGACGACGCGCTGCCGCATCCCGTCCTCGTCGAGGCCCGCGACGCGCTGTCCGCGCACTACGCCGAGGAGCTGGGTGAGCCGTTCACCACGGCCGGGCTCTGCTACTACCGCGACGGCCGGGACAGCGTGGCCTGGCACGGTGACCGGATCGGACGGGGCGCGCGCGAGGACACCATGGTCGCCATCCTCTCCGTGGGCGCGCCCCGGGATCTGCTGCTGCGCCCGATGCGCGGCGGGGGTCGGACGGTGCGCCGGCCGCTGGGGCACGGCGACCTGATCGTGATGGGCGGCTCCTGCCAGCGGACCTGGGAGCACTCGGTACCGAAGACCACACGCGCGACGGGACCGCGCATCAGCGTGCAGTTCCGCCCGCACGGCGTGCACTGAGGCTTCAGAGGCGGCCGCTTCGGGTGCACGCGGGGGCTGCCTCCGGCGGACGGTGCCGGAGGCAGCCCTTCCTCTGGGCGAGGCCCCGCCGCGCCCCCACACTGGTCCGGGTGAGCGCGCAGACGCAGGTCCCGGCCACCGCTCCCCGACGCGGCGAACTCGACACGCTGCGGGTGCTCGTCGTCCTCGGGCTGGTCTTCTTCCACTCCGCCCTGGTGTTCTCGCCGGACGACGACTTCTACGTCAAGAACGCCGAGACGACCGGCGCCGTCACCGTGCTCGCCGGGTTCGGGGTGGTCTGGGCGATGCCCATGCTGTTCCTCGTCGCCGGGCTCGGCTCCCGGCACTCGATCCGCCGGCGCGGGGCCGCCCGGTTCACCCGGGAACGCCTGCTGCGCCTGGGAGTTCCGCTGGTCGTCGCGACGGTCGTGCTGTGCCCGCTCCCCCAGTGGCTGCGGCTGCGGGCCGCCGACCCGGGCTACGACGAGTCGTACGGGCGCTTCTGGCTCCGCTTCCTCACCGTCCACCCGGACCTGGCCGACTTCCCGTTCGTCCTCGACGGGGAGCACTTCGAGACCGGCCACCTGTGGTTCGTCGTGCTCCTGCTCACCTTCAGCCTGCTCCTCGCCCCGGTCGCGGCGCCGCTGGCGGCCTGGTCGCAGCGCGCGGGACAGGCGGTGCAGCGGCGCCCGTCCCTGCTCCTGGCGCCCCTTGTGCCGCTCGCCGCGATCAACGCCTTCCTGGGGATGGAGGAGGGCTTCGCGGGCTGGAACCGCTGGGCCTATCTGGTGTTCTTCGCCTTCGGGTACGCCCTCGCCGACGACGTGCGCGTCCGCGCCGCCCTGCGCCGGCTCGCCGTGCCGGTGGGGGTGGCCGGGCTGGTCCTGTTCGCGGGGACCGCGCCCGGGTTCCTCGCGCTGGACGACCCGTTCACCGACGGGAGCGCGCCGGCGCTGGTGACCCGGGCCGTGTTCGGGGCGGCGGGCTGGTGCTGGGTCGTGGCGATCCTCGGGCTCCTGGACCGGCCGCGCGAGGTGCGGGCGCCGTCGCGCGCGATGGTGTACCTCGGGATCGCCGCCCTGCCCGTGTATGTGCTGCACCAGCCGGTCGTGGTCGCCCTGGCGTACGGCGTGGCGGGGTGGCCGGCGCCGATCGCGGTCGAGTACGCGGTGATCGTGGCCGGTTCGCTGATCGTGATCCTCGCGCTGTACGAGGGTGTGGTGCGCAGGACGCGGTGGACGAGGTTCCTGTTCGGGATGCGTCCGGCCCCGCCGAAGGCGCTTTCACCGTGATCTGCTTTG
It encodes:
- a CDS encoding acyltransferase family protein, producing the protein MSAQTQVPATAPRRGELDTLRVLVVLGLVFFHSALVFSPDDDFYVKNAETTGAVTVLAGFGVVWAMPMLFLVAGLGSRHSIRRRGAARFTRERLLRLGVPLVVATVVLCPLPQWLRLRAADPGYDESYGRFWLRFLTVHPDLADFPFVLDGEHFETGHLWFVVLLLTFSLLLAPVAAPLAAWSQRAGQAVQRRPSLLLAPLVPLAAINAFLGMEEGFAGWNRWAYLVFFAFGYALADDVRVRAALRRLAVPVGVAGLVLFAGTAPGFLALDDPFTDGSAPALVTRAVFGAAGWCWVVAILGLLDRPREVRAPSRAMVYLGIAALPVYVLHQPVVVALAYGVAGWPAPIAVEYAVIVAGSLIVILALYEGVVRRTRWTRFLFGMRPAPPKALSP
- a CDS encoding TetR/AcrR family transcriptional regulator — protein: MAVEETTRRVTKRRVRTRANLLDAAFEVFAAKGFGRVSIEEVCDAAGYSRGAFYSNFDSLDELFFALYQQRADVIAEQVSGALALDGPDLDVPAAVDRVTDVLLLDRDWLLVKTDFLVHAARAPAVARTLLEHRARLRGAIADRLARARADTALPAVLGGIDGAAHAVVAAYDGVTTQLLLDKDVEHARAWLKQLLTALLTDGSDTTT
- a CDS encoding alpha-ketoglutarate-dependent dioxygenase AlkB, whose protein sequence is MATHLQGSLFDQTDELRLGSLAGVRRTRLARGAWIDVLPGWLSGADALFEQLASEVPWRAERRTMYDHVVDVPRLLAFYGADDALPHPVLVEARDALSAHYAEELGEPFTTAGLCYYRDGRDSVAWHGDRIGRGAREDTMVAILSVGAPRDLLLRPMRGGGRTVRRPLGHGDLIVMGGSCQRTWEHSVPKTTRATGPRISVQFRPHGVH